In Methanococcoides sp. LMO-2, a single window of DNA contains:
- a CDS encoding DUF378 domain-containing protein encodes MVEKTALDWIAIALVVIGGLNWGLVGISQDYNLVALIFGYSIIARVVYLLVGLSALYMIYFANKQH; translated from the coding sequence TTGGTAGAGAAAACAGCATTAGACTGGATAGCGATAGCTCTGGTAGTTATCGGTGGTTTGAACTGGGGATTAGTTGGAATTTCACAGGATTACAATCTTGTGGCCTTGATCTTCGGTTATAGCATAATTGCAAGGGTCGTGTATCTGCTTGTCGGACTTTCGGCGCTCTACATGATCTACTTTGCAAACAAACAACATTAA